In Primulina eburnea isolate SZY01 chromosome 5, ASM2296580v1, whole genome shotgun sequence, a single window of DNA contains:
- the LOC140832335 gene encoding uncharacterized protein: MEAEGESSQQLWSPPTTLLIHVRRRHGRTSPILNPEALILAIPILVLLIFFLVLPLIFSYANHQILKPSLVQKVWDSINIFLVLIAVLCGVFAKRNDDNSSSLDAGGEKNLDSVMDVSDDNIRKSIASSEWLDFPDKSEYDKMTSSRSYPDLRQESLWGCESNRFKCFDDFELNFHRQPEKLYHRERRSQKVETDAAAEPAPPVRRRRSVHRGRNDEKNENKSPPPPVAQSLPPLPPPEPEFIPPVAEKAESIQKEKGGATKEIATAIASLQYGTQTQRKKKVKPRDIYESATEDSLPPSAPAPSSPPPPSKGLQSLLKKSSKSKHVHSVSTTAQPPPPPPPPPNSIFANIFKTGSKSMRSQLSSASSQPPPPPPPPPYSILNNIFSSGSKSKRCQIPSASSHPFPPPPTSSTLIPSFENLIRSRRFKNSDTATPALPPPPPPPGICPLYTGKPPKPNTSSHNETAIIVPPSPPPPPPPPPPPFRTPEVNFVPKRDLARNRSTRSSQRNSPEVKNVHVNTIGSDSGHSISPSVSCPSPDVNTKADTFISRLRDGWRLEKLNSINERQNSVSSTSNRL; encoded by the coding sequence ATGGAAGCTGAAGGAGAGTCCTCGCAGCAGCTTTGGTCTCCACCCACCACCCTCCTCATCCACGTCCGCCGCCGCCATGGCCGAACATCTCCAATTCTTAATCCGGAGGCTCTAATCTTAGCCATCCCAATCCTTGTGTTACTCATCTTCTTCCTCGTACTCCCTCTAATTTTCTCATATGCTAACCACCAAATTCTCAAGCCCAGTTTGGTTCAAAAAGTCTGGGATTCTATTAACATATTTTTGGTGTTGATTGCTGTACTTTGCGGTGTTTTCGCCAAAAGAAACGATGATAATTCATCCTCACTCGATGCTGGTGGAGAAAAGAATTTAGATTCTGTTATGGATGTTTCAGATGACAATATAAGAAAATCAATTGCAAGTTCTGAATGGTTGGATTTTCCCGACAAGTCTGAGTATGATAAGATGACAAGCAGCAGGTCTTATCCGGATCTAAGACAAGAATCATTGTGGGGATGTGAGAGTAATAGGTTCAAGTGTTTCGATGATTTTGAGCTTAATTTTCACCGGCAGCCTGAAAAACTCTACCACCGTGAGAGGCGGAGTCAAAAGGTGGAGACGGATGCTGCTGCGGAGCCAGCTCCGCCTGTACGGAGGAGACGATCTGTTCATAGGGGCAGAAATGAcgaaaaaaatgaaaacaaatcACCACCTCCTCCAGTAGCACAGTCTCTGCCACCGCTGCCGCCACCGGAACCAGAGTTTATTCCTCCTGTAGCTGAAAAGGCTGAAAGCATTCAAAAGGAAAAGGGTGGCGCCACGAAAGAAATTGCTACAGCCATAGCTTCACTCCAATATGGCACTCAGACGcagagaaagaagaaagtgaaaCCCAGAGATATTTACGAAAGCGCAACTGAGGATTCGCTTCCACCTTCCGCACCAGCCCCATCATCACCTCCGCCTCCATCTAAAGGTCTCCAAAGCCTGTTAAAGAAAAGCAGCAAAAGCAAACACGTGCATTCTGTTTCCACCACTGCCCAGCCACCTCCCCCGCCGCCTCCACCGCCCAACTCAATTttcgctaatattttcaaaactggAAGTAAAAGTATGCGATCTCAGCTTTCCTCAGCATCCTCTCAGCCGCCTCCACCACCCCCACCCCCACCTTACTCTATTTTGAACAATATATTCAGTTCAGGCAGTAAAAGTAAGCGATGCCAAATTCCGTCAGCATCCTCCCACCCCTTTCCTCCACCTCCCACGTCTTCAACACTAATTCCTTCATTTGAGAATCTAATAAGAAGCCGGAGATTCAAGAATTCTGACACCGCAACTCCAGCtcttccaccaccaccaccaccaccaggaATCTGCCCTCTCTACACAGGAAAGCCCCCCAAACCGAACACTTCTTCTCACAACGAAACTGCCATAATCGTGCCACCCTCACCTCcaccgccgccgccgccaccACCACCGCCATTCAGAACGCCAGAAGTAAACTTTGTGCCAAAGAGAGATCTTGCGAGGAATCGAAGCACGAGAAGCTCCCAGAGAAACTCCCCGGAAGTTAAAAATGTCCATGTCAACACGATAGGATCCGATAGTGGACATTCAATCAGTCCTTCAGTTTCTTGCCCGAGTCCGGACGTGAACACTAAGGCTGACACTTTCATTTCCAGGCTCCGGGATGGTTGGAGGCTGGAGAAGTTGAATTCCATAAATGAAAGACAGAACTCGGTCTCCTCCACATCAAACCGACTATGA
- the LOC140832333 gene encoding uncharacterized protein isoform X2: MEQNASIEEGGGRNSLEVVTSVSDKRLDLLRPSARFYSMLKGKMADAADKVKGKYTLIRDEDDSQLGIYEKPLPCFGCGVGWFSFLVGFLCPLMWYYATILYFRNYYRRDPRERAGLAASAIAAMACTILLIIIILVLLL; encoded by the exons ATGGAGCAAA ATGCTTCCATTGAGGAGGGAGGGGGTAGAAATAGCCTTGAAGTAGTCACCTCAGTTTCTGATAAACGTCTTGATCTTTTGAGACCATCAGCTCGATTTTACTCCATGCTTAAAG GGAAAATGGCGGATGCTGCAGACAAAGTGAAGGGAAAATATACTTTGATTCGAGATGAAGATGACTCGCAACTTGGGATATATGAAAAACCCCTTCCTTGCTTTGGTTGTGGTGTTGGATGGTTCTC TTTTCTTGTAGGTTTCTTGTGCCCACTGATGTGGTATTACGCAACGATCTTGTATTTCCGAAATTATTACCGCAGGGATCCCAGAGAACGAGCCGGACTTGCTGCTTCTGCCATTGCT GCCATGGCATGCACCATCTTGTTGATAATCATAATCTTAGTTCTACTTCTCTAG
- the LOC140832333 gene encoding uncharacterized protein isoform X1: protein MFKLPKRNLVARISIIQKYIAFGGPPMEQNASIEEGGGRNSLEVVTSVSDKRLDLLRPSARFYSMLKGKMADAADKVKGKYTLIRDEDDSQLGIYEKPLPCFGCGVGWFSFLVGFLCPLMWYYATILYFRNYYRRDPRERAGLAASAIAAMACTILLIIIILVLLL from the exons ATGTTCAA GTTGCCTAAACGGAATTTGGTGGCAAGGATCTCAATTATACAGAAATATATCGCCTTTGGAGGACCGCCCATGGAGCAAA ATGCTTCCATTGAGGAGGGAGGGGGTAGAAATAGCCTTGAAGTAGTCACCTCAGTTTCTGATAAACGTCTTGATCTTTTGAGACCATCAGCTCGATTTTACTCCATGCTTAAAG GGAAAATGGCGGATGCTGCAGACAAAGTGAAGGGAAAATATACTTTGATTCGAGATGAAGATGACTCGCAACTTGGGATATATGAAAAACCCCTTCCTTGCTTTGGTTGTGGTGTTGGATGGTTCTC TTTTCTTGTAGGTTTCTTGTGCCCACTGATGTGGTATTACGCAACGATCTTGTATTTCCGAAATTATTACCGCAGGGATCCCAGAGAACGAGCCGGACTTGCTGCTTCTGCCATTGCT GCCATGGCATGCACCATCTTGTTGATAATCATAATCTTAGTTCTACTTCTCTAG
- the LOC140832334 gene encoding uncharacterized protein translates to MVWFQCEDCGDNLKKPKLHNHFRMCSASKLSCIDCGKVFGQQTVEGHTQCITESEKYGPKGQGKAPNGTTNTKSKNDSKQKPEIDVNVGLSDRPPWFCSLCNTKTTSKQTLLLHADGKKHRAKARGFHASKQQPVDAVGTTDLTQKNAINEVPESNGLWESRDQNSSKVTSLHDNLEVETHSLKSDKKRKLEESKGDGAKLKTGGETSTDGNGEVIQIQQTETEVTKGLKKAKNCMTKGIAILDSTSKKENLEKKIKWKKLVTSFLKSESDGVVKFKKLGKSVLKCLKESGFAEDKNQVFEMLEQKISSSSRFTYDGKYVRLVTSS, encoded by the exons ATGGTGTGGTTTCAGTGCGAGGATTGTGGAGACAACCTTAAGAAACCCAAGCTCCATAATCACTTCAGAATGTGTTCTGCTTCCAAG TTATCGTGCATTGACTGTGGGAAAGTGTTTGGGCAGCAAACAGTTGAAGGTCACACTCAGTGCATTACTGAATCG GAAAAATATGGTCCAAAGGGTCAAGGAAAGGCTCCAAATGGAACGACTAATACTAAATCCAAGAATGATTCCAAGCAGAAACCAGAAATCGATGTAAATGTTGGATTATCAGACCGACCTCCATGGTTCTGCAG CCTCTGTAACACCAAAACTACAAGCAAGCAAACCTTGCTTCTTCATGCTGATGGAAAGAAACACAGAGCAAAAGCTAGAGGTTTCCATGCATCAAAACAGCAGCCCGTAGATGCAGTTGGAACTACGGACTTGACTCAAAAGAATGCGATAAATGAAGTTCCTGAAAGCAATGGTTTATGGGAATCAAGAGACCAAAATTCATCTAAAGTAACTTCTCTTCATGATAATTTGGAAGTGGAAACCCACTCATTGAAATCAGACAAGAAAAGAAAACTTGAGGAATCTAAAGGGGATGGTGCTAAGCTGAAGACTGGTGGTGAAACCTCCACAGATGGTAATGGTGAAGTTATTCAAATACAACAAACCGAAACAGAGGTAACAAAAGGCTTGAAGAAAGCCAAAAATTGTATGACCAAGGGAATTGCAATTTTGGATTCAACTTCAAAGAAGGAAAACCTCGAGAAGAAAATAAAGTGGAAAAAGCTGGTTACTTCGTTTCTGAAATCA GAATCAGATGGTGTAGTGAAATTTAAAAAACTTGGGAAATCTGTTCTAAAATGTCTCAAGGAATCTGGATTTGCGGAAGACAAGAACCAAGTTTTTGAAATGCTTGAGCAGAAG ATAAGTTCAAGTTCTAGGTTTACCTATGATGGCAAATATGTACGCCTGGTCACCAGCAGCTAA